From a single Pleurodeles waltl isolate 20211129_DDA chromosome 8, aPleWal1.hap1.20221129, whole genome shotgun sequence genomic region:
- the LOC138250192 gene encoding uncharacterized protein, with amino-acid sequence MSENTCVDELPDGAKKNCELFSVWGITEENACVAKMPDVVLRNNSRCIYVENVCFGSNDDRKVWIPLSAYREMQEKCRKLEQENRNLREQISQDTIIQNKTESYKRAVFEESFLSHSSNEGVKTAPSCIEFPCEPGFLAAKVHSLTDNRDERPECDLRVTLQNAQVKRRILEQDTPSFISLFDFWKKNSSHLREILTLLYMVTVKNNMQLRACDLANEIMQTLGFCAVQEGNTYVHLNHEQGKKIVPLARIIQWIWYLQDRARVPQVKELPMKLCAPFEFVSTEDKKHVCFTNDSLTEMLLSGTVEGTALYNVCQILKQELREMCHFYADFWFFDNVLATWLVPNWFNYLADVNEKNAEREVFTQNSALVGMAMWVPQKCEKATYRSYHVSPLSLSVLRGPPSGVCVWGRGRDRIPNLNRAE; translated from the exons atgtctgagaatacatgtgttgatgaactgcctgatggtgctaagaaaaactgtgaattgttttctgtttggggaattacagaagaaaatgcatgtgtagctaaaatgcctgatgttgttttgagaaataattcccgttgtatatatgtagaaaacgtgtgttttggaagtaatgatgacagaaaggtctggatacctttatctgcttacagagaaatgcaggagaaatgtaggaagttggaacaagaaaataggaatttacgtgagcaaattagccaggatacaataattcaaaataagactgaaagttataaaagggctgtttttgaagaatctttcttgtcccattccagtaatgagggggttaagacagctccgagctgcattgagtttccgtgtgagccagggtttttggcagccaaagtgcattccttaactgataacagggacgagagaccagaatgtgatttacgagttacgttgcaaaatgcacaagtaaaacgaaggattttagagcaagacaccccgagtttcattagcttgtttgatttttggaaaaagaatagctctcatttgagagaaatcctaacacttttgtacatggtcactgtgaaaaataatatgcagctgcgcgcttgtgatttggcaaatgaaataatgcagactttaggtttctgcgcagtgcaagaaggaaatacttatgtacatttaaatcatgaacaaggaaagaaaatagtgcccctagctagaatcatacaatggatctggtacttgcaagacagggctagagtaccacaggtaaaagaattaccaatgaaattgtgtgcaccatttgaattcgtgtccactgaagataaaaagcatgtttgttttactaatgattcattgactgaaatgttgctttctggcacagtagaaggaacagcgttgtataatgtgtgtcagattttaaagcaagagctacgtgagatgtgtcatttttatgctgatttttggttctttgataatgttttagccacatggcttgtacctaactggttcaattaccttgcagatgttaatgagaaaaatgcagagagagaagtgttcacccagaattctgccttagtggggatggctatgtgggtgccccagaaatgtgaaaaggccacttacag atcctaccacgtttcgccactgtccctgagtgtgctgcgtggtcccccttccggtgtgtgcgtgtggggtcggggaagggaccgaatccccaacctgaaccgggctgagtaa